The following are encoded in a window of Bacillus xiapuensis genomic DNA:
- a CDS encoding YugN family protein: MKFDNTGLENLQLDFNRLNFILTSHGFVLAGQWDYERVTFDRKFELKEGTYYLRMQAYATEGDIGAANAVVQLLPPLLGKHYYPHGVEYGDDEMYPASLVETCEKVLADVKNEVSEFTV, from the coding sequence ATGAAATTTGATAACACGGGTTTAGAAAACTTACAGCTGGATTTTAATCGTTTGAACTTTATATTAACTTCACACGGTTTCGTTCTTGCTGGTCAATGGGATTATGAGCGCGTCACGTTTGACCGCAAATTTGAATTAAAAGAAGGTACATATTACTTGCGTATGCAAGCGTATGCAACGGAAGGGGATATCGGAGCTGCGAATGCCGTCGTTCAATTGCTTCCTCCTCTTTTAGGAAAACATTATTATCCGCACGGTGTGGAATATGGAGACGATGAGATGTATCCAGCCTCATTAGTGGAAACTTGCGAAAAAGTTCTTGCTGATGTGAAGAATGAGGTCTCTGAATTCACAGTATAA